The sequence GGTTGGCCGTCCTTCGAATGCTACTAAGCAAGACGAGATTCGACGAGCCGTAAAAGATACGGTCACCAGTAAGGTATCGCCAGATGAGCCCCGACGATCTGTGCGAATTCGGATTTCCGAGCAGAGTGAGAAGAGCCCCGTACTGAAAAAGTCCTTGCGAGATAAGCAGTTATCGATTATTTTAGACGACGAAGATGACTTCAAGAAAGACTCACCGGCGAAGAGCACCACGCCGAACACGAGCCAAAGATCAATCGTGACAACAACAGGTCGGAGCCGCATCAGTGGGTCACGATCTGTTAGTGTGGCCAATGAATCGCAGGAGTTCTCTGACCAAGAGGAGAACGAATTTCAGAGTTTCCACAAAGATGGTAATGGATTGAATCAAGATAAATCTTATGCCAGGACAAGTACTTCAAAACAGTTGCATGACCTCCGCGAGTTCGGTGGAACTTGGGGTGTTTTGGCGGTCCTTTTACTGGTTCCAGCTTTCATCTTCTTAACGAATCACTTCTGCTCCGGGGTAGCTCATCGGGACTGTACATTCAGAATACCTTCTAACCTGGACGAATTTAAGGCAGTTTCTacgtacactggattttgtttttacgcgatttacattttctcaattttccactcatcctgaATGttaaacgtatattaattatcatgtgatttttctttgatttattctggattttttgaaacatgttgcgaagagtttggtggcaaattgaagtcacacgatcaaaaatacgagcgaaaaaaaatcgtgtaaaaacaaaatcctgtgtactttAATCGTGAAATTGGAGTCATATTTCTCCTCTTCACCTGGGGAATAGCTATGGTTACTGCACTGCCCGTCGGCAAGGCTGTCAAAATAGTCGATGAAGTACGCGGTCAGCAAAGTtacattttcaccggattatccTGCGCCGTATTTATAGGACTGGCCGTCTTCGTCGCTGAATACTGCTATAAGTACCCTTTGATCTCAACCGTTAGCAAGGGCTACAATCAGCTGTTGATGATTAGTTTGGCATACGCCTTCGTAACTGCTGCACTGGCTTTCGTCAAATCTCGTTACGTACCACAAGTAAATTGGAATCCATACGCTAAGTCCGGACGGGTTCTGTCGGACTTCTTCATCGGACGTGAAATCAATCCTCTCACCTTTAACACGTTGAATCTCAAATTGATCCACTATCACATCTCAGTTATTCTCGCGCTGCTCTTCAATTCAATCATTTTGTACCGCAATGTCCACTTCCCGGTTTTCCTTGCCGAACAACAGGAACTTCCCCTTATGGAAAAGCTAGTTTTCACCGTGAAAAACCTCGAATATGAACCAACCCCAGTTTTGGCCGCTAGCCTTACCATCCTATATCTTCTGGACCTGCTCACCTATGAACATCATCTGACGCATTCGTTCGACCTGCAGAGCGAAGGATTTGGCGCCCTGTTGCTACTGCGGTATGCCGTGTTCCCGTTCACTTTGACCCTGTTGCCCAAGTACGTGGCCACCCACAAGTTGACAGACGTCCCGGCTTGGGCGTGCCGCCGGTTGCTCGTGGCTAAACTGTGGAGTCGCGTCCGCTAGCCAAACTACGCCGGTGACATCCTGCAGAACGTAGCCCTGCTCCCGCTGCTCTACTGGCGCTTTGCCTGGCCTCCGCTGTTGGCGGTTTTGTTCACCGTCGCCTTGCTGGTTCATCGTGCTGTCCGCGTCATCGATCGCAACGCTAAAAAGTACAATTCCGCATGGCAGCGGTACTGCTCGAAGGTGCGATATATGTTGGtgcttaacccttaaaggcgcaaggcgatttttttagaaatcgtcggaaatatttttaacgtaaataaccattgaaattattaacattaaacgtattttcggtttgtggtttaaaacaacattgcgcatttaagggttaaagttTTCTAAGTGAATAGAGATACGGACATCTGGAGACGATTgaacagttttatttttttgattgtAAAAAGGAGTGTTATTCAAATTTACaacatttttgctattttgtTTTAGATAGCACACACGTAGAATAGGCAGATTAGATCAGTAAGAGTGAGAGAGGGATTTGTTTgaaatggaaaacaaaaaagATAAGACTAGTTTACAAAAATCAAACGATTTTATGGACGGATCAATTCTAAATTTAATTTCTCACTTGAGTTATTCGAATCATTTGACGTAAAGTTTTACAGTAGATATATAGTTCGGAGTGCAGAATAATGGCCATCGTTTAGGCTACTTAGAAAATCTACATCTTATATACATCGTATTAGTTCTAAGAGAGAATTTAAAATAGCATAAAGGCTACGTTAAATGAATGATTGTGAATTTCTAACAATTGAAGGTAATCTTACAATTACACATCTGAATTCTGTACAAATCGGACATAAGTAATTTGAAAATCACGAATATTTTATactttatttttctgcaaaacCGCACTATTTTTAAACATTATATATTCATGTACTATTTGATTTACTGAGTGTTTACATAACGAAACAGATCACACTTAAAATATACAAAGCAAAAGTGAGTTCGACAGCCATTAATGGAACGGACCGAACAATAATATGCAATATTCTAACTGAAAATCCGTtcaaaagcccaaaagaattgcGTTTGGAAGTCCAAAAGAATTCGGTTCGGTAGCTCCAAGAGTTCTGTTTTGGAATCCCaacagaattcctttcagaagcATAAAAGGATCCAATCGGAAGTCCAAAACTATTCCTTTCGaaagtccaaaaggattccgtttggaagcccaaaaatatttctttcggAAGCACAGAAAGATTCATTTCGAAagtccaaaataattttgttcagaAACTCTTTCGGCTTTCGAGCAGAATCATTTgggcttccgaatggaattattTTGGGATTCAGAATGGAATCTTTTCGGGCTTCcgaaagatataaaaaaatctctGTGGAATCCTGAAAGGGTTCTGTTCCGAATTTAAAAAGATTTCCGCTCAGAAGCCTAAAAGACTTCactcaaaagctcaaaataattccgATAGGAAATCTTATAAAATTCCGTACGAAATCTCAACAGGATTCGCTTTGTAATACAAAATTAAAAGCCCAACAGGGTTCTGTTTAGAATCtttatgatgtctgtatgcaaaaccaaatgtctgtataaatacacattcttcatcagcaactgtactaatcaagtgaggttgtgtgagctatttgccagtcgatcgtcaagctcagacccagCGATACCAGAACCAGATCTACGGAAATTACAGTAGATTTACGGAATTGAATGCTTTCTACggatctacggatccgtagatggaaactacggaaatttccgCGGAAATCTACGGATTTGTTTAAAGCGCATTTTTTTGTCGTCATTAGCGagactggctcgtctcgtaaagcgcatttttcatttcaatcaTCTCGTTTTTTTATGTATATCGGTTTATGTTGCAATtcacttcgctttggggataatttccgatcagcccgtagaccattatttcatcttcgcgaatagtcttagttctatcgaggca comes from Armigeres subalbatus isolate Guangzhou_Male chromosome 2, GZ_Asu_2, whole genome shotgun sequence and encodes:
- the LOC134214582 gene encoding LOW QUALITY PROTEIN: lamin-B receptor-like (The sequence of the model RefSeq protein was modified relative to this genomic sequence to represent the inferred CDS: substituted 1 base at 1 genomic stop codon); amino-acid sequence: MESCRATRGGASATGSASSGVVPGPAETAKRGRKSTARNRTPSPPPARKASPTRKASPSRAAKRTSPARKSSPAKKASPARKASPARKASPARKASPSKVASPSRKVGRPSNATKQDEIRRAVKDTVTSKVSPDEPRRSVRIRISEQSEKSPVLKKSLRDKQLSIILDDEDDFKKDSPAKSTTPNTSQRSIVTTTGRSRISGSRSVSVANESQEFSDQEENEFQSFHKDGNGLNQDKSYARTSTSKQLHDLREFGGTWGVLAVLLLVPAFIFLTNHFCSGVAHRDCTFRIPSNLDEFKAVSTYFNREIGVIFLLFTWGIAMVTALPVGKAVKIVDEVRGQQSYIFTGLSCAVFIGLAVFVAEYCYKYPLISTVSKGYNQLLMISLAYAFVTAALAFVKSRYVPQVNWNPYAKSGRVLSDFFIGREINPLTFNTLNLKLIHYHISVILALLFNSIILYRNVHFPVFLAEQQELPLMEKLVFTVKNLEYEPTPVLAASLTILYLLDLLTYEHHLTHSFDLQSEGFGALLLLRYAVFPFTLTLLPKYVATHKLTDVPAWACRRLLVAKLWSRVRXPNYAGDILQNVALLPLLYWRFAWPPLLAVLFTVALLVHRAVRVIDRNAKKYNSAWQRYCSKVRYMLVLNP